Proteins co-encoded in one Listeria ivanovii subsp. ivanovii genomic window:
- a CDS encoding S66 peptidase family protein — MLKAGDSIGIICCSNGRRFADKERIADLERILDEEFGLKSLFAKTVFQVDDSLYSGSAKERARELMKLYANPQVKVIFDISGGDVANQILPYIDFDIIQKSAKPFVGYSDLTVVLNAIYTKTKQIGYNYLLLNLVGSEKVLQLDQFKQMFFENKLVIKGDSLTNFEWHRTEIIGGNIRCFLKLAGTEFMPNFSGKLILLESSGGTEAKIASYLAQLAQLGVFSKCSGVIVGEHSEAEKAGEYSKIGSLYQELGLKYKLPIFRTAEIGHGAAAKPCLIGAEVNVSRETLTNF; from the coding sequence ATGTTAAAAGCGGGAGATAGCATTGGAATTATTTGTTGTTCTAATGGCAGAAGGTTTGCGGATAAGGAACGGATAGCGGACTTAGAGCGTATTTTAGATGAAGAATTTGGGCTAAAAAGCCTTTTTGCTAAAACTGTTTTCCAGGTGGATGACTCGCTGTATAGTGGGAGCGCGAAGGAACGAGCAAGGGAATTGATGAAATTATATGCAAATCCTCAAGTTAAAGTTATTTTTGATATTTCTGGTGGTGACGTGGCGAATCAAATTTTACCTTATATCGATTTTGATATTATCCAAAAATCCGCCAAACCCTTTGTTGGGTATAGTGATCTAACCGTAGTCTTAAATGCTATTTATACAAAAACGAAGCAGATAGGATATAATTATTTACTGCTAAACTTGGTCGGAAGCGAAAAAGTGTTGCAGCTAGATCAATTTAAACAAATGTTTTTCGAAAATAAGCTAGTGATTAAAGGGGACTCACTCACCAATTTTGAATGGCATCGTACAGAGATAATCGGTGGGAATATTCGTTGCTTTTTGAAGTTAGCTGGGACGGAATTTATGCCAAATTTTTCAGGAAAACTGATTTTGTTAGAAAGTTCTGGAGGGACAGAGGCTAAAATAGCATCCTATCTTGCACAATTAGCGCAGTTGGGAGTCTTTTCTAAGTGTTCAGGAGTGATTGTTGGGGAGCATTCAGAAGCGGAAAAAGCAGGTGAATACAGTAAAATAGGCAGCTTATATCAAGAACTAGGTCTAAAATATAAGTTACCTATTTTTCGAACAGCAGAAATTGGACATGGTGCGGCGGCAAAACCATGTTTAATTGGAGCGGAAGTTAATGTTTCACGTGAAACATTAACAAATTTTTAA
- a CDS encoding WxPxxD family membrane protein, whose protein sequence is MLKSRYFLLILSMFLFFSVFWFTQNWQFLKFPKSEELVLLMNGSLYGYSSIKSLCLMLVFPYLIFLLLFSKKEQIISLVREKKRLHAYHKIMKDTIIASSLYVGIYSSVNLIFAFIFASHKFLITTHFYSGILVFFLMLFSFYLAIGLLFRIIYDITNSTGQALIFGAFAMCLFYLIDWIILNGIYWTPLHTLNFFDLWLQNGPKLPEIPFILIPGAAIALILYLLSSNIFIEKDFY, encoded by the coding sequence ATGTTAAAGAGTAGATATTTTCTTCTAATTCTTTCCATGTTCCTCTTTTTTTCTGTTTTTTGGTTTACACAAAACTGGCAATTTCTAAAATTTCCTAAGAGCGAGGAGCTTGTTCTTCTTATGAATGGTAGTTTGTATGGGTATTCCTCCATCAAATCACTTTGCTTGATGCTTGTTTTTCCATATTTAATATTTTTACTACTATTCTCAAAGAAAGAACAAATTATTTCTTTAGTTAGAGAAAAAAAGCGGCTACACGCGTATCATAAAATTATGAAGGATACAATCATTGCCAGCTCACTATATGTAGGCATTTATAGTAGTGTGAATTTAATTTTTGCTTTTATTTTTGCAAGCCATAAATTTCTTATAACCACTCATTTTTATAGTGGCATACTCGTGTTTTTCTTAATGCTGTTTTCCTTTTACTTAGCTATTGGCCTTCTTTTTAGAATTATCTATGACATTACTAACTCTACTGGACAGGCGCTTATTTTTGGAGCCTTCGCAATGTGCCTTTTTTATCTTATTGATTGGATTATTTTAAACGGAATCTACTGGACGCCACTTCATACATTAAATTTCTTTGATCTTTGGCTACAAAACGGTCCAAAGCTTCCCGAAATACCATTTATTCTAATTCCAGGCGCAGCTATAGCACTTATTCTATATTTGCTCAGCTCCAATATCTTTATAGAAAAGGACTTTTACTAA
- a CDS encoding C39 family peptidase: MGANLNKWGKLLLILGLVFSVFSVSTTGHAATKEVVINKQMITTASLNVRTSSNTSSKVVGWLTNKTKFKAIAKTSNNWYRLSYKGKKGYVSGKYVKTAGATTPTPKPSTPKIIQMNVPLIVQRPQLPTGCEITNIAMILRYAGKNVDKVKLAKEMKRHKSNPNYGFVGNPFSKSGWTIYPPALVNQVKKYAGSAKNMTGTNLTGIKTQLNKKHPVVAWVSNFHGFSVHAITITGYDKNNFYYNDSWSGQKNARISQSYFNTCWSKQAKRAISY, encoded by the coding sequence ATGGGAGCTAATTTGAATAAATGGGGGAAATTGTTACTTATTTTGGGACTTGTTTTTAGTGTATTTAGTGTTTCTACTACTGGCCACGCGGCGACAAAAGAAGTTGTAATCAACAAACAGATGATTACAACAGCCAGTTTAAATGTCCGTACAAGTAGCAACACATCTAGCAAGGTTGTCGGGTGGCTTACGAATAAGACCAAGTTCAAAGCCATCGCAAAAACATCCAACAACTGGTACAGACTTAGTTATAAAGGGAAAAAAGGTTATGTATCTGGGAAGTATGTGAAAACAGCTGGTGCTACAACTCCTACACCCAAACCATCAACTCCAAAGATTATTCAAATGAACGTACCTTTAATTGTACAGCGTCCACAACTTCCAACCGGATGTGAAATTACAAATATAGCAATGATACTGCGTTATGCTGGTAAAAACGTGGATAAAGTAAAGTTGGCAAAAGAAATGAAACGTCATAAATCCAATCCAAATTACGGTTTTGTAGGAAATCCTTTTTCTAAAAGTGGTTGGACGATTTACCCACCTGCTTTAGTAAATCAAGTTAAAAAGTATGCTGGTAGTGCTAAAAATATGACTGGAACGAATTTGACGGGGATTAAAACACAGTTAAATAAGAAGCATCCAGTTGTGGCTTGGGTAAGTAATTTTCACGGTTTTTCCGTTCATGCGATAACAATTACTGGCTACGACAAAAATAATTTTTATTATAATGATAGCTGGTCTGGCCAAAAAAATGCCCGAATTTCACAAAGTTACTTCAATACTTGTTGGAGCAAACAAGCGAAACGAGCAATTTCTTATTAA
- the qoxC gene encoding cytochrome aa3 quinol oxidase subunit III, with amino-acid sequence MESVETNKNLPIEYRSEQGRLNILGFWIFLGAEIALFATLFATYFVMRKAGSNAGHPPAEMFELWLVLIMTFLLLTSSFTCGLAIGEMRKGNVKMLTIYSIITLILGAGFVGFELYEFAHYVTEGVTMQVGSYWSAFFVLLGTHGLHVTVGIFWISFILIQIKMHGLTPKTASKVFISSLYWHFLDVVWIFIFTGVYLLGMVN; translated from the coding sequence ATGGAATCTGTAGAAACAAACAAAAATCTTCCCATTGAGTACAGGTCAGAACAAGGCAGATTAAATATTCTTGGTTTCTGGATTTTCCTTGGCGCTGAAATTGCTTTATTTGCTACCCTCTTTGCGACTTACTTTGTTATGAGAAAAGCTGGCTCTAATGCGGGGCATCCGCCAGCTGAAATGTTCGAGCTTTGGTTAGTACTGATTATGACATTTTTACTTTTAACAAGTAGTTTTACATGTGGTCTCGCGATTGGTGAAATGCGTAAAGGCAATGTGAAAATGTTGACGATTTACTCGATTATTACGTTGATTCTAGGTGCGGGATTTGTTGGTTTTGAACTTTATGAATTTGCACACTATGTAACGGAAGGCGTAACAATGCAAGTAGGTTCATATTGGTCTGCATTTTTCGTTTTACTCGGGACGCATGGTCTTCACGTAACGGTTGGGATTTTCTGGATTAGTTTTATTCTGATTCAAATTAAAATGCATGGTTTGACGCCAAAAACAGCATCAAAAGTATTTATTTCCAGTTTATACTGGCATTTCCTTGATGTTGTGTGGATTTTTATTTTCACCGGTGTCTACTTGCTCGGGATGGTGAACTAA
- a CDS encoding ABC transporter ATP-binding protein: MIKIVNLHKQIKHTEVLTNINYSFESGKIYGIFGKNGSGKTMLLRSLAGLIIPTSGEIFIDDKQLHQDISFPPSMGIIIENMELLPQFDARTNLKILSKIKNIASEEVIDNSIDRVGLTPHIDKKVKKYSLGMKQRLNIAQAIFEKPAVILLDEPINAIDDQGIELINQLLLEEKQRGATIIIASHHKEDIAPLCDVTIRMDQGKIIHD, encoded by the coding sequence ATGATCAAGATTGTTAATTTACACAAGCAAATTAAGCATACAGAAGTGCTTACTAATATAAATTATTCTTTTGAATCAGGGAAAATTTATGGTATTTTTGGGAAAAACGGTTCAGGGAAAACTATGTTACTTAGATCACTAGCTGGCTTAATCATCCCAACAAGTGGTGAAATTTTTATTGATGATAAACAGCTACATCAAGATATTTCTTTCCCACCGAGCATGGGGATCATTATTGAAAATATGGAGTTACTGCCACAATTTGATGCACGAACAAATCTAAAAATCTTATCTAAGATCAAAAACATCGCAAGTGAAGAAGTTATTGATAACTCCATTGATAGAGTGGGCTTAACTCCGCATATTGATAAAAAAGTTAAAAAATACTCCCTTGGAATGAAACAAAGATTAAATATCGCTCAAGCTATTTTTGAAAAACCTGCTGTAATATTACTTGACGAGCCTATCAACGCGATAGATGACCAAGGTATTGAGCTAATTAATCAGTTGCTGCTAGAAGAAAAACAGCGTGGTGCTACTATTATTATCGCTAGCCACCATAAAGAAGATATTGCACCTCTTTGTGATGTGACTATCCGAATGGACCAAGGGAAAATTATCCATGACTAA
- a CDS encoding 6-phospho-beta-glucosidase has translation MTESKFPKDFLWGGAVAANQCEGAYLEDGKGLSLVDILPTVEDGRWEALFNPAKALATDYGFYPSHESIDFYHRYKEDIKLMADMGFKCFRMSISWPRIFPNGDEAKPNEKGLAFYDAVFDECHKYGIEPVVTINHFDTPLEVFKKYGGWKNRKCIDFYLNFCEAIFTRYKDKVKYWMTFNEINMILHLPYIGGGLDVTKEENPEEVKYQAAHHQLVASALATKLGHEINPENQIGCMLAAGNTYPMTCNPKDVWKSIEADREGYFFIDVQARGYYPSYTKRFFKENNINIKMEDGDVEALRDHTVDYVAFSYYSSRLTSADPEKNKETEGNVFATLKNPYLKASEWGWQIDPLGLRITMNTIYDRYQKPLFIVENGLGAVDKVEEDGSINDDYRIDYMREHVREMGEAIEDGVELLGYTPWGCIDLVSAGSGEMKKRYGFIYVDRDNKGNGTLNRSKKKSFNWYKKVIETNGKDID, from the coding sequence ATGACAGAATCAAAATTTCCTAAAGACTTTTTATGGGGCGGAGCAGTTGCTGCAAACCAATGTGAAGGTGCTTACCTTGAAGATGGTAAAGGACTTTCACTTGTAGATATCCTTCCAACAGTAGAGGACGGACGTTGGGAAGCTTTATTCAATCCAGCGAAAGCGCTTGCTACAGATTATGGTTTTTACCCAAGTCACGAATCCATTGATTTTTATCATCGTTATAAAGAAGACATTAAATTAATGGCGGATATGGGATTCAAATGTTTCCGTATGTCCATCAGCTGGCCACGTATTTTCCCAAATGGTGACGAAGCGAAACCAAATGAAAAAGGATTAGCATTTTATGATGCAGTTTTTGACGAATGTCATAAATACGGCATCGAACCAGTTGTTACAATTAACCATTTTGATACTCCACTTGAAGTTTTCAAAAAATATGGTGGTTGGAAAAATCGTAAATGTATTGATTTTTACTTGAATTTCTGTGAAGCGATTTTCACGCGTTATAAAGATAAAGTAAAATATTGGATGACATTTAACGAAATTAACATGATTCTTCATCTTCCGTACATTGGTGGTGGTTTAGACGTTACTAAGGAAGAAAATCCAGAAGAAGTGAAATACCAAGCGGCGCATCACCAACTAGTTGCATCAGCTCTTGCAACAAAACTTGGACATGAAATCAATCCAGAAAACCAAATCGGTTGTATGCTTGCAGCGGGTAACACATACCCAATGACTTGTAATCCAAAAGATGTCTGGAAATCTATTGAAGCTGATCGTGAAGGTTATTTCTTCATCGATGTTCAAGCTCGTGGCTACTATCCAAGCTATACAAAACGCTTCTTTAAAGAAAATAACATCAACATCAAAATGGAAGACGGCGATGTAGAAGCTTTACGCGACCATACAGTAGATTATGTAGCATTCAGTTACTATTCTTCTCGTCTGACAAGTGCAGATCCTGAGAAAAATAAAGAAACTGAAGGCAATGTTTTCGCAACACTAAAAAACCCATACTTAAAAGCAAGCGAATGGGGTTGGCAAATTGATCCACTAGGTCTACGTATTACAATGAATACCATTTATGACCGCTATCAAAAACCACTTTTCATCGTGGAAAATGGCTTAGGTGCAGTGGACAAAGTAGAAGAAGATGGTTCAATTAATGATGATTACCGTATTGATTATATGCGCGAACACGTACGCGAAATGGGTGAAGCAATTGAAGACGGCGTAGAACTTCTTGGATACACACCATGGGGCTGCATCGACCTTGTCAGCGCCGGCTCTGGCGAAATGAAAAAACGTTACGGTTTTATCTACGTGGACCGCGATAACAAAGGTAACGGAACACTAAACCGCTCGAAGAAAAAATCATTCAACTGGTATAAAAAAGTAATTGAAACAAATGGTAAAGATATCGATTAA
- a CDS encoding beta-glucoside-specific PTS transporter subunit IIABC, translating to MKYEQLAKDILKNVGGKENINSVFHCITRLRFKLKDESIANTKEIEKLDGVISVIKSGGQYQVVIGNHVPDVFSAVLAVGGISAEGADDNNNASSGGNIFNRFIDMISGVFTPVLGVLAATGMIKGFTAMFVAFGWITIESGTYQLLYAIGDCLFYFFPIFLGYTAMKKFGGNIFIGMAIGASLVYPTLAGITAGKPIYTLFAGTIFESPIHVTFLGIPVILMSYASSVIPIILAAYFGSKVEKGFKKIVPDVVKTFVVPFCTLLVVVPLTFIVIGPIATWAGQLLGAGTIWVYNLSPIIAGLILGGFWQVFVIFGLHWGLVPVAINNLTVLGSDPILAMTFGASFAQIGAVLAVFFKTRNTKIKSLSIPAFISGIFGVTEPAIYGVTLPLKKPFIMSCIAGGIGGGIIGFAGAQGYIIGGLGIFGIPNFIKQGAGIDSTFWWVIVAMIISFILGFILTYVVGFKDPAEAVVEKSNTVEGETLIERETIPAPVVGEIVTLADVKDEAFSSGALGKGVAIIPSVGRVVAPAAGTVTTIFPTGHAVGITTNDGAEVLIHIGMDTVQLEGKFFTAHVKQGDTIEKGQLLVEFDIESIKEAGYDVTTPVVITNSGSYLDVMITDSKEAKLEERLITLVI from the coding sequence ATGAAATATGAACAGTTAGCAAAAGACATCTTAAAAAATGTTGGCGGTAAAGAAAATATCAACAGTGTTTTTCATTGTATTACCAGACTTCGGTTTAAACTGAAAGATGAGAGCATTGCAAACACAAAAGAAATCGAAAAACTTGATGGAGTTATCTCCGTAATTAAAAGTGGGGGTCAATACCAAGTTGTTATTGGTAACCACGTACCAGACGTATTTAGTGCAGTATTAGCAGTTGGTGGAATTTCAGCAGAAGGTGCCGATGATAATAATAACGCGTCATCTGGTGGTAATATCTTCAACCGCTTTATCGATATGATTTCAGGCGTATTTACACCAGTTCTAGGTGTATTAGCTGCAACAGGTATGATTAAAGGTTTCACAGCAATGTTTGTAGCATTTGGCTGGATTACAATAGAATCAGGAACATATCAATTGCTTTATGCGATTGGTGACTGTCTATTCTACTTCTTCCCTATCTTCCTAGGCTACACAGCTATGAAGAAATTTGGCGGGAACATATTTATCGGGATGGCAATTGGGGCGTCCTTAGTTTATCCAACACTTGCAGGCATTACAGCAGGCAAACCAATTTACACACTTTTTGCAGGTACAATTTTTGAATCTCCAATTCATGTGACTTTCTTAGGAATTCCAGTTATCTTGATGTCTTATGCATCTTCTGTTATTCCGATTATTTTAGCAGCATACTTTGGTTCTAAAGTTGAAAAAGGCTTCAAAAAAATCGTTCCAGATGTAGTTAAAACATTCGTAGTTCCATTCTGTACATTACTTGTAGTAGTTCCACTTACTTTCATCGTTATTGGTCCAATCGCAACATGGGCTGGTCAATTACTTGGAGCAGGAACAATTTGGGTTTACAACTTAAGCCCAATTATCGCAGGTTTAATCTTAGGTGGTTTCTGGCAAGTATTCGTTATCTTCGGTCTTCACTGGGGTCTTGTACCAGTGGCAATCAACAACTTAACAGTACTTGGATCTGATCCAATTCTAGCAATGACTTTCGGAGCATCTTTTGCACAAATTGGTGCGGTTCTAGCGGTATTCTTCAAAACTAGAAATACAAAAATCAAATCTCTTAGTATCCCAGCATTCATTTCCGGTATTTTTGGTGTAACTGAGCCAGCGATTTACGGGGTTACTTTACCACTGAAAAAACCATTTATCATGAGCTGTATCGCTGGTGGTATTGGTGGCGGAATTATCGGCTTTGCAGGAGCTCAAGGTTATATTATCGGTGGCCTTGGAATTTTCGGTATTCCAAACTTCATCAAACAAGGTGCAGGAATTGATAGTACTTTCTGGTGGGTTATTGTTGCTATGATTATCAGTTTCATTCTTGGTTTCATTCTAACTTATGTAGTTGGATTCAAAGACCCAGCTGAAGCAGTAGTTGAAAAATCTAACACAGTTGAAGGCGAAACTTTAATCGAACGTGAAACAATTCCAGCTCCTGTAGTTGGCGAAATCGTTACTTTAGCAGACGTAAAAGACGAAGCATTTTCATCTGGCGCACTTGGTAAAGGTGTTGCAATTATCCCTTCTGTAGGACGAGTAGTCGCTCCAGCAGCAGGAACTGTAACTACAATCTTCCCAACAGGTCACGCAGTTGGTATTACAACAAATGACGGCGCAGAAGTACTGATTCATATCGGTATGGATACAGTTCAATTAGAAGGTAAATTCTTCACAGCGCACGTTAAACAAGGTGATACGATTGAAAAAGGTCAATTATTAGTCGAATTTGATATTGAAAGTATTAAAGAAGCTGGATATGATGTAACAACTCCAGTAGTTATCACAAACTCAGGTTCATATTTAGACGTAATGATTACTGATTCTAAAGAAGCTAAATTAGAAGAACGTTTAATCACACTAGTAATCTAA
- a CDS encoding DUF2705 family protein — protein sequence MKNKKLIILVVICLLLQAILFSSFEFPFKTLPVLDGFPVGLATPVVTRLLLYWYLPIVAFSFYISGNIKDLLSNYGFLQISRNYKKEYWLMEQFLKLFVKIILFICLQIVLISIITPFYINWTSQFFYLTLGYFLMLLTIFSLQYLLELFIDAQKALLIINGYVIISILAADLIYQNTTVTWLYYLLLPNYGMGFRTGLSAFSNTSTSLISEPISVIILLVVLLCVFIVAIKKFKTTDIL from the coding sequence ATGAAGAACAAAAAACTTATTATTTTAGTAGTTATTTGTTTACTTTTACAGGCTATATTGTTTAGCTCCTTTGAGTTCCCATTTAAAACATTACCAGTTCTAGATGGCTTTCCAGTTGGATTAGCCACACCAGTAGTCACACGATTATTACTTTACTGGTACCTACCAATTGTTGCTTTCAGTTTTTATATTTCAGGTAATATAAAAGATTTATTGTCTAATTATGGTTTTTTACAAATTTCTCGTAACTATAAAAAAGAATATTGGTTGATGGAGCAATTTTTAAAGTTGTTTGTAAAAATTATCCTGTTTATCTGTTTACAAATTGTTTTAATTTCCATAATTACGCCATTTTATATAAACTGGACTAGTCAATTTTTCTATTTAACGCTGGGCTATTTCCTTATGTTGCTTACTATTTTCAGTTTACAGTATCTTTTAGAGCTATTTATAGATGCACAAAAAGCGTTATTAATTATAAACGGTTACGTGATTATTTCTATTCTTGCGGCAGATTTAATCTATCAAAATACAACTGTAACTTGGCTTTATTACTTACTACTTCCTAATTATGGTATGGGCTTTAGAACTGGACTCAGTGCATTTTCTAACACTTCCACTTCACTAATTTCAGAACCTATCAGTGTAATCATTTTATTAGTAGTTTTACTGTGCGTATTTATAGTTGCTATTAAGAAATTTAAAACAACAGACATTTTATGA
- a CDS encoding DUF2712 domain-containing protein has protein sequence MKKFASKNVRIIIALVIGVMVFAPAFHTKAADNNIGFDFKLKPNCANSGSSSRYRETSSVNNPWKVRVNNSTEGKGTIASFWLGTYNNDKKAVRGSAIMNITQGAKARYCGAYKVANKNTTYLAAENNNYTSKTYYVDGIWDEETW, from the coding sequence ATGAAAAAATTCGCATCAAAAAATGTTAGGATTATCATAGCGCTTGTAATTGGGGTAATGGTCTTTGCACCCGCATTCCATACTAAAGCTGCTGATAACAATATTGGTTTCGATTTTAAACTTAAACCAAATTGTGCTAACTCAGGATCAAGCTCAAGGTATAGAGAAACTTCCTCTGTAAATAATCCTTGGAAAGTTCGTGTTAACAATTCTACAGAAGGCAAAGGTACGATTGCTTCATTTTGGCTAGGAACTTATAATAATGATAAAAAAGCTGTACGAGGTTCTGCAATAATGAATATTACACAGGGAGCAAAAGCACGCTATTGTGGTGCTTATAAAGTAGCAAATAAAAACACTACATACTTGGCTGCCGAAAATAATAACTATACTTCCAAAACTTATTATGTCGATGGAATTTGGGACGAGGAAACTTGGTGA
- a CDS encoding DUF4064 domain-containing protein, producing MKVEGLLGFLGAALGIGFSLMVLVIPDISQALEEESFFFYMLTIGSLVLSGVGLVGSFVVSNKPRLGGAMMVAAAIGCTMSVSIMFLLPIVLLAVGGLIALINYEEAASVEE from the coding sequence ATGAAAGTTGAAGGATTACTGGGATTTTTAGGGGCGGCGCTTGGTATTGGATTTAGTTTGATGGTACTAGTTATTCCGGATATTTCACAGGCTTTAGAAGAGGAATCGTTTTTCTTCTATATGTTAACTATTGGTTCGCTTGTGCTATCGGGTGTTGGACTGGTCGGTTCATTTGTTGTTTCAAATAAACCACGTCTTGGTGGTGCAATGATGGTTGCTGCGGCAATTGGTTGCACGATGTCCGTTTCCATTATGTTCTTACTACCAATCGTATTACTTGCTGTTGGTGGACTAATTGCATTAATCAATTATGAAGAAGCTGCTTCTGTAGAGGAATAA
- a CDS encoding Cof-type HAD-IIB family hydrolase, with protein MEKYLICSDLDGTLLLKNQTISEKTLHLLQQLIEEGHHFAVSTGRMYNSATDFAKMVHPKADVIASNGGVVAVSGEIIQQSTMKQSALLETFSLCLAHDLAVFFFSTNTVYYTKTPPSYFSDEADKGRVNATKLVAVQTEQAFLEHYNQFVNGIVIEEEAFDKLGTLRSELEKLTDVSILSSHANNIEILPKDMDKKYAVKKLADYLKVKPENVIAFGDGENDIGMLEVAGVGVAMDNASDLVKKSADYVTTANDADGIYYFLKQYLNC; from the coding sequence TTGGAAAAATATTTAATTTGTTCTGATTTAGATGGTACTTTACTACTTAAAAACCAAACCATCTCTGAAAAAACTCTACATTTATTGCAACAATTAATAGAAGAAGGGCATCATTTTGCTGTTTCCACAGGCCGAATGTATAATTCAGCAACTGATTTTGCCAAAATGGTTCATCCTAAAGCAGATGTTATTGCATCAAATGGTGGGGTGGTTGCTGTTTCTGGTGAAATAATTCAGCAAAGCACGATGAAGCAATCCGCCTTGCTGGAGACCTTTTCATTGTGCCTGGCCCATGATTTAGCTGTTTTTTTCTTTTCAACGAATACTGTCTACTATACGAAAACCCCGCCATCCTATTTTTCAGATGAAGCGGATAAAGGGCGTGTAAATGCGACTAAATTAGTTGCTGTTCAAACAGAGCAAGCTTTTCTGGAGCACTACAATCAGTTTGTTAATGGTATTGTTATTGAGGAAGAAGCTTTTGATAAACTCGGCACACTTCGAAGTGAACTTGAAAAACTAACGGACGTATCTATCCTATCTTCACATGCTAATAATATCGAAATTTTACCAAAAGATATGGATAAGAAATACGCGGTGAAAAAACTGGCCGATTATTTAAAAGTCAAGCCAGAAAACGTCATTGCTTTCGGTGATGGCGAAAATGATATTGGGATGCTTGAAGTCGCAGGTGTTGGTGTCGCAATGGATAACGCTAGCGACCTCGTGAAAAAGAGCGCCGATTATGTCACTACTGCAAATGACGCTGATGGTATTTATTACTTTTTAAAACAATATTTAAATTGCTAA
- the qoxD gene encoding cytochrome aa3 quinol oxidase subunit IV: MAQNNKSNAAHAEGGIPWKHIVGFALSIILTLLAVWVALYSTLTTNVKVVIIFIFAFIQAALQLLMFMHMTEGRDGKIQIGNILFAAFIAIVVVIGSYWVMEIGHMNHLM; encoded by the coding sequence ATGGCGCAAAATAATAAATCAAATGCAGCTCATGCTGAAGGTGGCATTCCGTGGAAACACATTGTTGGCTTTGCGTTATCGATTATTTTAACGCTCTTAGCTGTCTGGGTAGCACTTTACTCGACGCTAACAACAAATGTGAAGGTAGTTATCATTTTCATCTTTGCGTTCATTCAGGCTGCCTTACAGCTCCTAATGTTCATGCACATGACAGAAGGCCGCGATGGAAAAATCCAAATCGGCAATATCCTTTTCGCCGCATTTATCGCAATTGTTGTAGTTATTGGTTCTTATTGGGTAATGGAAATTGGTCATATGAATCATTTGATGTAA